The genomic segment GTCCCGAATGAGCGTTTCAATGCCATGATGCGCTTGGACCACAACCGTTCGCTGTCTCAGCTTGCCACCAAGTTGGGCAAGGACTCCGCCGACTTCGAGAACATGGTGGTCTGGGGTAATCACTCCGCCACCCAGTTCCCGGATATCACCTACGCCACTGTGGGAGGCGAGAAGGTCTCCGAGCTGGTGGACCAAGAGTGGTACCTCAATGAGTTCGTACCGCGCGTGGCCAAGCGTGGTGCCGAGATTATCGAGGTGCGTGGCAAGTCTTCCGCTGCATCCGCCGCCTCTTCTGCTATCGACCACATGCATGACTGGATCAATGGCACCAGCGCGTGGGCTTCTGCCGCAGTTCCGGGCACCGGCGCCTACGGTGTCCCCGAGGGCATCCTCGCTGGCCAGCCCACCATCGCTGAGAACGGCGAGTGGAAGATTGTGGAGGGTCTGGACATCTCCGAGTTTCAGGCCGAGCGCATCGCTGCCAACGTCAAGGAGCTGCTGGAAGAGCGCGCCGCCGTAGAAAACGCAGGGCTGCTCTAAAACGCAGCGCGCCGTCACATGCGGCGTGTGCTGTCGCGACCGCCAGATTTTCCCGAGAAATCTGGCGGTTTTTGCTTGCTTCCCTCCGTTTGGCCGATGTACATTAAACAAAGTTAGCCAAACCTAAAACTAGGAGGAGTCTCTATGAGCGCCCCGACGCACACCAGTGAGCTTCCGGTGGGGCGCTCGCTCAATAGCCACCACCTGTCCCCGCACGAATCCGCAGCGATTGCTGCGGCCTTCAAGGTGCTCGGGGATCCCACGCGTCTGCGCTTGCTCTCCTTGGTGGCATCGGATAATTCCATCTCCTCGGCGCAGCTGGAAGAGATCCTTGAGATTTCCCAGCCCACGGTGAGCCACCACCTGAAGAAACTGCACGAGGCGGGGCTGATTCACCGCTACCAACAAGGCCGGCGGGTGCGCTATACCATCAGCGATGAACAGTTCACCCACTTGGCACGTTTGCTCATGCCTTAAAGGCTCAGGTGGGCGTCGATAAGCGACGGGCTAAGATGGGTGAGATACGAACGACTTCTATTCTGAAGGGGGAGTGCCAACCCGTATGGCCAACCGCAGCGAGCAGCTTCCGAAGAGCTGGGACCCATCGAATGTTGAACACGAGCTCTACCAACGGTGGGTAGACGCCGGATACTTTACTGCGGACCCCGCCTCTGACAAGCCGCCATTTTCCATTGTGCTGCCTCCGCCGAATGTTACCGGCCAGCTTCACATGGGGCATGCCCTCGACCACACCCTGATGGACTCCATCGTGCGCCGCAAGCGCATGCAGGGATACGAGGTATTGTGGCTGCCCGGTATGGACCACGCCGGCATCGCCACCCAAACCAAGGTCGAAGCCATGCTCAAGGAGACTGAGGGCAAGGATCGCTTCGACTACACCCGCGAAGAATTCGTGGAAAAGGTGTGGGAATGGAAGCGCCAATACGGAGGCACAATTACTCGCCAGATGCGCGCCATCGGTGATTCCGTGGATTGGTCCAAGGAGCGCTTCACCATGGATGAGGGGCTGAGCGAGGCGGTGCAGACCATCTTCAAGCAGCTCTACGATGCCGGAATGATTTACCGCGCGAACCGTTTGGTCAACTGGTCGCCGGTGTTGGAAACGGCCGTCTCCGATATCGAGGTGGAGTACAAGGATGTTGAGGGCGAGCTCGTGTCCATTCGTTATGGCTCCCTCGACGATGCCGAACCGCACGTGATCGTGGCCACCACCCGCGTGGAAACCATGCTCGGCGATGTTGCCGTGGCCGTCCACCCCGATGATGAGCGCTACCGCGACCTAGTCGGTACCACCCTGCCGCACCCCTTCCGCGAAGATCTCTCGCTGGAGATCATCGCCGATGATTATGTAGACCCCGAGTTCGGAACCGGCGCGGTCAAGATCACCCCCGCGCACGACCCGAACGACTACGAGATGGGTCTACGCCACGACCTCGAGATGCCCATCATCATGGACAAGAAGGGGCGCATCGCCGATACCGGAACTCGCTTTGATGGCCTTAGCCGCGAAGAGGCCCGTGTGGCCGTGCGGGAAGCACTCGCGGCCGAGGGACGCATCGTGAAAGAGATCCGTCCCTATGTGCACTCGGTGGGCCACTCCGAGCGCAGCGGCGAGCCCATCGAGCCGCGCCTCTCCCAGCAGTGGTGGGTCAAGGTTGAAGAGCTGGCCAAGATGGCCGGCGATGCCATCCGCCAGGGCGATACCACCGTGCACCCCACCTCCCTTGAGCCACGCTACTTCGAGTGGGTGGACAACATGCACGACTGGTGCATCTCTCGTCAGCTGTGGTGGGGCCACCGCATCCCCATCTGGTATGGACCCGAGGGCGAGGTGCTCTGCCTCGGCCCAAGAGAAGAAGCCCCTGAGGGCTACGAGCAGGACCCGGACGTGCTGGACACCTGGTTCAGCTCGGCGCTGTGGCCGTTTTCCACCATGGGCTGGCCCGCCGATTCCGATCTGCTGGCCAAGTTCTATCCCACCTCCGTGCTGGTCACCGGCTACGACATCCTGTTCTTCTGGGTGGCGCGCATGATGATGTTCGCCAACTTCGCCGCGACCCTGGAGGGTTCCGAGCTGGGCACCGCCGAGGGGTCCGAGCGCCCGCAGATCCCGTTCAAGGACCTCTATCTGCACGGTTTGGTGCGCGATGAGCGCGGCAGAAAGATGAGTAAGTCCCTTGGCAATGGCATCGACCCCATGGAGTGGGTGGAGCGCTTCGGCGCCGATGCCCTGCGTTTCGCCCTGGCACGCGGTGCCAACCCCGGCGTCGATCTGCCCCTAGGTGAGGACGCCGCCCACAGCGCCCGTAACTTCGCCACCAAGCTGTTTAACGCCACCCGCTTCGCGTTGATGAACGGCGCCGAGGCAGGCGAGCTGCCCGAGCGCAGCGAGCTGAGCGACGCCGACCGCTGGATCACCGACCGCCTCAACGAGGTGGTCGCCACCGTCAACCGTTACCTCGACGATTATCAGTTCGCGAAGGCCAACGAGGAGCTCTACCACTTCACCTGGGATGAGCTCTGCGACTGGTACCTCGAGATCGCTAAGGTGCAGATCCCGCGTGACGCCGAAGCCGCAAGCGAGGCTGAGCGTCGTCGTGGGGCCACCACCCAGCGGGTGCTCGGCCATGCCCTCGACACCGTGCTGCGGTTGCTGCATCCCACCATGCCCTTCGTGACAGAGGTGCTGTGGACCGCTCTCACCGATGGCGAGAGTCTGGTGGTGGCCTCGTGGCCCGAGGCTGAGGAGCGCGATAGCGACGCCACCGCGCAGCGCCGTATCGACGACACGGTCAAGCTCATCACCGAGATTCGTCGTTTCCGTTCGGACCAGGGAGTTAAGCCCTCCCAGAAGGTGCCGGCACGGGTGGACTTCGCCCGCGTGGATCTGGACAACCAGCGCGAGGTGATCACCTCCTTGGCGCGTTTGGATGCTCCCGGCGAGGACTTCACCGCCAGCGCAAGTGTGGAGGTACGTCTCAGCGCCGGCACTGTGAGCGTGGATCTCGATACCTCTGGCACCGTGGATACCGCGGCGGAGCGTAAGCGCCTAGAGAAGGACCTGAAGAACGCCGAGAAGGAACTCGAGACCACCGCGAAGAAGTTGAACAATGAGAACTTCCTCGCCAAGGCCCCCGCGGCTGTGGTGGATAAGATCCGCGCCCGCCAGCAGGTGGCCCGCGAAGAGTTCGACCGTATTAGCAAGCGACTTGAGCAGCTCTCATGAATGATCACGAAGAATTCGGAGACCTTGAGCTCTCCGAAACTGGGTTGAGTTTGCCTATCGACGTCAACCAGGAGGTGGAAAAACCCGAATCTCCGGAGATCACCGCCGAGGACATGCAGGCGCTCGCCGCCTGCGAGGCGGAGCTGGATCTGCGTTGGCCAGAGACCAAGCTGGATCCCAGCCTCGAGCGGATCGAGAAACTCATGGATCTGCTGGGGTCGCCGCAGCGCAGCTATCCCACGATTCACGTGGCAGGCACCAATGGAAAAACCTCCACGGTGCGCATGATTGAGTCTCTGTTGCGCGCCTTCCACCGGCGCACCGGGCGCACCACCAGCCCGCACTTGCAGCTGGTGACCGAGCGCATAGCCATCGATGGCGAGCCCATTCACCCGCGGGACTATGTGCGCACGTGGGAAGAGATCAAACCCTATGTGGAAATGGTCGACGCCTCCTCAGAGGTGCCGATGTCCAAATTCGAAGTGCTCACCGCCATGGCCTACGCCGCCTTCGCCGATGCTCCGGTGGATGTCGCCGTGGTGGAGGTGGGCATGGGCGGCCGCTGGGATGCCACCAACGTGATTGACGCGGATGTCGCTGTGATTATGCCTATCGGACTCGACCACACGGATTACCTCGGTGAGAGCATCGAGGAGATCGCAGCAGAAAAGGCGGGCATCATCAAGGCCCGCTGGGATGCTTCTGATCTGCTTACTCCGCCGGACAACGTGGTGGTTGTGGGCAACCAGGAACCCGCCGCCATGGACGTGGTGCTGCAGCAGGCCGTGTCCTCCGATGCCTCCGTGGCCCGCCATGGCCAGGAATTCGGCGTGGTGAGCTCCACCGTGGCGGTCGGCGGCCAAGACATCACTATCCGCGGATTAGCTGGCGACTACGAGGACATCTTCCTGCCGCTATCAGGCGCACACATGGCCCACAATGCAGCGTGCGCCCTCGCCGCCGTGGAGGCCTTCTTCGGCGCCGGCCCGGGCCGTGAGTTGGACCTCAATACGGTGCGCGAGGGTTTTGGCACCGTCAGCTCGCCTGGGCGGCTGGAGCGAGTGCGCTCCACCCCAAGCGTGTTTGTCGATGCCACTCACAATCCGCATGGCGCCACTGCCTTGGCACAGGCGCTGGATCGCGATTTCAACTTCCGCCGCCTAGTGGGCGTGCTCGGGGTCTTGGGGGATAAGGACTCCCGCGGCGTCATGCAGGCCCTCGAGCCGGTGCTCGACGAGGTGGTCATCACCCAGAACACCTCGCCGAGGGCGATGGATGTCTACGATCTCGCCGATACCGCGCGGGAGATCTTCGGCGAAGAGCGCGTCCACGTGGCCGAGCAGCTACCCACCGCGGTGGAGTTGGCTATCGAATTGGCCGAGGACACCGGCGAGGTGGGGGAGATGGTCTCCGGCTCAGGTGTGGTGATCACCGGCTCGGTGGTGACGGCCGGCGAGGCCCGTGCCCTGTTTGGAAAGGAACCAGCATGAGCAAAAACGTGGAATACGGCCCCCTCGGCCCCGGCCATGCCCCGGAGAAGGATCCCATGAAGGGGCTGCGCGGGGTGATGGCGGGGATTTTGAGCATGGAGTCCATCTCCTTGCTGCTGGTTCTCACCGTGATTCTGCGCGTTGATGACGGCGCCTATTGGACCACATTCAACTGGATGTACGTGACCGTGGTGGGCGTGGCCCACATGGTGCTGGCATTCATGATGAAGGCTCGGTGGGCTCTGCCGGCGATTTGGGTGCTGCAAGTGCTGGCGCTCGCCGGTTTTGTGGTGCATGTGTCCATGGGCGTAATGGCGCTGATTTTCATCGCAGTGTGGGCCTACGTGTTTTATCTGCGCAAGAACATCCTCGAGCGGATGCGCCGAGGCTATCTCGCCAGTCAGCACTTCTAGGAGGTGGGGCGGAGGCATGCGAAACTCTCAACGCGATCTCTATCAGCTGATCACCCTCTCGGCGGTGGTGGTAATTGCCTCGCTGGCGGGGGTGCATCCCCTGATTACCTTGGCCCTGCTGCTGCTCATGCCTCTGCTCCTCGCCTCGTGGGCGCGGCATCGCCGCGATGAGCGCACCGGCACTATTCGCTTGTCCCGCCCCCAGCGCGCGCAGTTGCGCACCTTAGATCCCTCGGCGGCCGCAACCCGGGTGGCCTACTGGTTTCCTGGGGCCGGAGCCCGTGCAATAAAGAAAGCCCTCGAGAAGGAGAACGATGAGTAAGGACCTCGTGCTGAGTCTTGCCGGCTGGTTCTTAAGTGGGCTCTCGGCGGTGTTTTTGCTTATCGACGGCGCCATCGGCAGCTGGTTGTTCGTGGGAGCTATCACCCTATTCGTGATCTGCGGCGCCACCGCATGGTCACAGTATGTGCGTGCTCGACATCCCCGTCCCATCGAGCTCAGCGATTCGCAGCGTACTCACGTGCTTAACCTTAAAGCCGAGGACGCAGTTGCCGCGGTGAAGCAGGTACGACGCTATGATCGGCGGGCCACTGTGCTGGAAGCGAAAAACTATGTCGACGGCCTCTAAGGTGCTGCTGCACCGAGAGGGGGAGGATGTGCGCGCGCCGTAGCGTGGTGCATTAGAGTAAGACACCATGACTGAACGTACACTCATTTTGATTAAGCCCGACGGTGTCAACCGTGGACTGGTGGGCGAGATTCTCGCCCGTATCGAGCGCAAGGGCCTGAAGTTTGCTGCCCTGGATCTGCGCGTCGCCGATAAGGAGACCGCTGAGAAGCACTACGCAGAGCACTCCGATAAGCCTTTCTTCGGCGAGCTGGTGGACTTCATCACCTCCGCGCCGCTGATTGCCGGCGTGGTGGAAGGCCCCCGCGCCATCGAGGCGTGGCGCCAGCTGGCCGGCGGCACCGACCCGGTGTCCAAGGCCGCCCCGGGCTCCATCCGTGGTGACTTTGCCTTGGAGGTTGCCGAGAACGTGGTGCACGGTTCGGATTCCGCAGAATCCGCCGAGCGTGAGATCTCCATCTGGTTCCCGAACCTTTAAAGACACCCCGCGTATGCACGCACAAGCACTCCCCGCCGCTCGGCGGGGAGTGCTTGTGTCTTATGGTGGTGCCGCACTAGTCCAAGGCGGCACGTATCGCCTCTACGGAGGCTCGGGCATCGCCGAGCAGCATGTCCGCGTTGTCCTTATAGAACAGCGGGTTAGCCACCCCGGCATAGCCGGCGCCCATAGAGCGTTTGAATACCACCACGTGCGCTGCCTCCCACACCTTGAGCACGGGCATACCGGCGATGGGGGAGCCAGGCTCATAGGCGATCGGATTCACGGTGTCATTGGCGCCGATGACCAAGACCACGTCTGTGTCTGCGAAGTCCTCGTTCACCTCGTCCATGTCCAGCACAATGTCGTAGGGCACTGTGGCTTCGGCTAGAAGCACGTTCATGTGCCCAGGCAAGCGACCGGCAACAGGATGAATGCCGAAGCGCACGTCCACCCCGCGTTCACGTAGCGCGGCGCACAGCGCAGCCACCGGATGTTGGGCCTGGGCCACCGCCATGCCATAGCCGGGGGTGATCATCACGCGGCGGGCGGCGGCGAGCCGACGAGCCACCTCCTCGGGGGTGGTTTCGGTGTGGGTGCCCACATCACCGGCAGCGCCTGGGGTGGCGCTGTCTGTGCCGAAACCGCCGAGTATCACCGAGAGGAAGGAGCGGTTCATCGCCTTGCACATGATGTAGGACAGGTAGGCGCCAGAGGAGCCCACGAGCGCGCCGACGATAATGAGAAGGTCATTGCTCAGCATGAAGCCGGCTGCCGCCGCAGCCCAGCCGGAGTAGGAGTTGAGCATCGAGACCACCACGGGCATATCCCCGCCGCCGATAGCCGCTACTAGGTGCAGGCCGAGCAGTAGCGCCAGCACGGTCACGGCCAGCAGCGCCAGCCACGCCCACACCGAATGTGACTCGCCGATACGCACGAACACCACCACCGCGGCGAGCGCCAGCACAAGCAGGCCGAGGTTGATGGCATTGCGGCCCGGCAGTTCGAGTGGCGCGCCTTTCATGCGGGCCGAGAGCTTGAGATAGGCCACGATCGAACCGGTAAAGGTGACAGCACCAATGAAGATGCCCACGCTCACCTCGCCCAAGTGAAAGCCCAGCATCTCGTGGGGCACCGCGTGGGCGTGCATATAGGAATTGACGCCGATCAGTACCGCGGCGAGCCCGACGAAACTGTGCAGCGCGGCGATGAGCTCCGGCATGCCCGTCATCTCTACCTTGGCGGCGCGTAGCCAGCCGATGATCCCTCCGAGTGCCATCGCCACAGCCACCAGCATCAGGATCGTCAGAGGAGAGCGATAGTGGGAGGGCTCCTCGGCGGAGGCCATCATGGCTTGGGCGATGGTGGCGAGCACCGCGATGGCCATGCCACAAGCACCACATCGGTTGCCGCGGGCGGCGGTTGTTTGCCGCGATAGCCCTGCCAGCGCGAGGATGAAGAGCAGTGCCGCCGCCAGATAGGCCAGTTGAGTGATGCGATCGACAAGTTGTGCGCTATCCATTGCCTAGCCCTCCTGCCGAAACATGGTGAGCATGCGAGAGGTCACGCTGAACCCGCCGAAGATATTGATGGAGGCGATGGTGATGGCCACGAAGGACAAGGCAGAGACCAGTAGATTGGTGGACCCCACCTGCGCAATGGCCCCGAGGATCACGATTCCCGAGATGGCATTGGTCTCGCTCATCAGTGGTGTGTGCAGCGAATGAGTCACCGCTGTGATCACATAGAAACCCACCACGATGGCCAGCAGCAGCACGATATAGTGCGAGGCCACCGCCAGCGGACTGGAGAGCACCAAGGCCACAGCCGCCGCGGCACCGAGGAGATACCAGATGCGTGACGACGCCACCTTCGGCTCATCCACCACCTCCGGTGCCGCGGGCGGTTCGGGAGGTGTCTGAGCCTGCGAGACCTTCACCGGCGGAGGGGGCCAATAGATGTGGTGATCGTGGGTGACGGTGATGGCGCGGATGATCTCGTCCTCAAGATCCATCACGAAACGCCCATCGCGGTCGGGGCAGAGGAGGTCAATCAGATTGACGATGTTTTGACCATAGAGCTGGCTGGCTTGGGTGGGCAGCCGCCCCGCTAGATCCTTGAAACCGAGGATGGTCACCCCACCGGCGGTGGTGACTACCTCGCCGGGGCGGGTGAGCTCACAATTGCCACCACTCGCCGCGGCCATATCCACGATCACACTGCCTGGGGCCATGCGCTCCACATTCTGACGCGTGAGCAGCAGCGGGGCCCGAGTGCCGGGAATGTTGGCGGTGGTGATCACGATATCGGCCCCTGCAGCCTCCCGCGCGTAGAGCTCTGCTGCGGCCGCGGCCTGATCGGTGGTCATCTCAGTGGCGTAGCCATCTGTGGATTCTTCCGTTTCGGCCGGAATGGGCACGAACTCCGCGCCCATGGACTCCACCTGCTCGGCCGTTTCGGGGCGGAGGTCGGTGGCGCGCACGACCGCGCCCATGGAGTGTGCGGTGCCGATGGCGGCGAGACCCGCCACCCCAGCGCCGATGATGTAGACCGTGGCCGGTGGCATTTTCCCGGCGGCGGTGACTTGACCGGTAAAGAGACGGCCGAAGGCGGTGGCCGCCTCGATGACAGCGCGGTAGCCGGCGATATTGGACATCGATGACAACACGTCCATGGATTGGGCGCGCGAGATGCGAGGAATCGCATCCATGGCCAGCGCGGTGATTCCGCGTTCGCTCAGATGGGTGAGTATGTCTTCGTTCCGAGCGGGGTCCATGCGAGCTATGAGCGTGGCTCCAGTGCGCAGCGTGTTCAGAGCCTCTCTATCGGGAGTGTCGAGGCATGTGACGATGTCTGCCCGCCACACCTCTTGGCCAACCAGCCGGGCACCAGCTTGCTCATACAGTTCGTCCGGATACGCACTGGCTTCACCTGCGCCGCGCTGTACCTGCACGTCAAAGCCCCTTTTGATGAGCTTGGCTACGGTGTCGGGGGTGGCAGAGACGAGGGGTTGTGCGGGGTCGGTCTCCTGGGGGATACCTATCAGCATGACGCTGGTTCTCCTCACCTTGATGCAACCTAATGAATGTCTCTTTAGACTAACGCGGGCGTGAGGCGCATCCCTACCCCGAGGCCTGTGTTACCTGCCACACAACAGTTCGGTTTGCGCGATCTGCAACGCCGCGCCGGTCCAACACCCAGAGCGCCTAGGGGGATGTGCCACAATGGGAGGCAGAGATTTTCAGACAAGCAATAACTTCACACCGAACTTTCATCCAGATTTGAATCCCGCGCGGTCGAGCCGAGCTCCCCCGTGGATTCGTATAAAGGAGTAGAACGTGGCCGAAAAGCCCAACACAACTGAACTTGATATCGACCAGCTGGGGGAGCGGACCAGGGTTTTCGCTATGGCGAAGATGCTGGGAATGAGCTCGAAGGAGCTCATCATCGAGCTGGACAAAATAGGGCTGGTGAAGGTGGCGCAGTCCTCCCTCACTAAGGATGAGGTCTCGAGATTGCTCGAGGCGCTCCGCAGCGAGCCAGACACCGACACGCCGGAGGCGGGGGACGAGGCCCCCGAGGTGCGGATTCGTAAGCGCGTGGAAAATAACGTGAAAAACGAGATCAGCCAGATCGAGGAAAAGGTAGACAAGCAGCTCGCCAGCTACGCCTCGGAGGAGCTTCTCGAGGAAGTTGTTCCCGCGATCACCCCAGCGCCAGAGGATCCCTCGTCCGCGGCTGCCCCGATGCCGCTGTTTATGGCCCCGGCGGTGGAGGACACCCCAGTGGAGGAGCCGGCCCCCGCCGCCGTCAAGAAGTCAGCTCGGCGTGAGAAGTCCCGCGAGGCCAAGACTGCTGATGACACCCCCCGCGAGGAGAAGCCGAAGAAGGACAAGGCGCGCAAAGAGTCTCAGCCCGCTACACCACAGGCCGATCCCGAGCTCATCGATGAGCCCAAAGCCATCAAGGGATCTACGCGTCTCGAGGCGCAGCGGCGCCGGCGAAGTGAGCGTCGAGAAGCGCGCAAGAATGAGCGCCAGATCGTTAGCGAGGCCGAGTTTTTGGCCCGCCGCGAATCCGTGGAGCGCACCATGGTGGTGCGGGAGAAGGAACGCACCGATCACCCCGGTCGGGTGACGCAGGTTGGCGTGCTGGAAGACGGCATGCTGGTGGAGCACTTCGTTACCTCCGATACGCAGTCCTCGATGGTGGGCAATATTTACTTGGGTCG from the Corynebacterium ciconiae DSM 44920 genome contains:
- a CDS encoding malate dehydrogenase, whose protein sequence is MSQTPKKVVVTGAAGQIAYSLLWRIANGDVYGKDVPVELKLLEIPAAVKATEGVAMELLDSAFPLVKNIDITDDANVAFEGANAAFLVGAKPRGKGEERSALLQANGKIFGPQGKAINDHAAEDVRVLVVGNPANTNALIAMSAAKDVPNERFNAMMRLDHNRSLSQLATKLGKDSADFENMVVWGNHSATQFPDITYATVGGEKVSELVDQEWYLNEFVPRVAKRGAEIIEVRGKSSAASAASSAIDHMHDWINGTSAWASAAVPGTGAYGVPEGILAGQPTIAENGEWKIVEGLDISEFQAERIAANVKELLEERAAVENAGLL
- a CDS encoding ArsR/SmtB family transcription factor encodes the protein MSAPTHTSELPVGRSLNSHHLSPHESAAIAAAFKVLGDPTRLRLLSLVASDNSISSAQLEEILEISQPTVSHHLKKLHEAGLIHRYQQGRRVRYTISDEQFTHLARLLMP
- a CDS encoding valine--tRNA ligase — its product is MANRSEQLPKSWDPSNVEHELYQRWVDAGYFTADPASDKPPFSIVLPPPNVTGQLHMGHALDHTLMDSIVRRKRMQGYEVLWLPGMDHAGIATQTKVEAMLKETEGKDRFDYTREEFVEKVWEWKRQYGGTITRQMRAIGDSVDWSKERFTMDEGLSEAVQTIFKQLYDAGMIYRANRLVNWSPVLETAVSDIEVEYKDVEGELVSIRYGSLDDAEPHVIVATTRVETMLGDVAVAVHPDDERYRDLVGTTLPHPFREDLSLEIIADDYVDPEFGTGAVKITPAHDPNDYEMGLRHDLEMPIIMDKKGRIADTGTRFDGLSREEARVAVREALAAEGRIVKEIRPYVHSVGHSERSGEPIEPRLSQQWWVKVEELAKMAGDAIRQGDTTVHPTSLEPRYFEWVDNMHDWCISRQLWWGHRIPIWYGPEGEVLCLGPREEAPEGYEQDPDVLDTWFSSALWPFSTMGWPADSDLLAKFYPTSVLVTGYDILFFWVARMMMFANFAATLEGSELGTAEGSERPQIPFKDLYLHGLVRDERGRKMSKSLGNGIDPMEWVERFGADALRFALARGANPGVDLPLGEDAAHSARNFATKLFNATRFALMNGAEAGELPERSELSDADRWITDRLNEVVATVNRYLDDYQFAKANEELYHFTWDELCDWYLEIAKVQIPRDAEAASEAERRRGATTQRVLGHALDTVLRLLHPTMPFVTEVLWTALTDGESLVVASWPEAEERDSDATAQRRIDDTVKLITEIRRFRSDQGVKPSQKVPARVDFARVDLDNQREVITSLARLDAPGEDFTASASVEVRLSAGTVSVDLDTSGTVDTAAERKRLEKDLKNAEKELETTAKKLNNENFLAKAPAAVVDKIRARQQVAREEFDRISKRLEQLS
- the folC gene encoding bifunctional tetrahydrofolate synthase/dihydrofolate synthase, producing MNDHEEFGDLELSETGLSLPIDVNQEVEKPESPEITAEDMQALAACEAELDLRWPETKLDPSLERIEKLMDLLGSPQRSYPTIHVAGTNGKTSTVRMIESLLRAFHRRTGRTTSPHLQLVTERIAIDGEPIHPRDYVRTWEEIKPYVEMVDASSEVPMSKFEVLTAMAYAAFADAPVDVAVVEVGMGGRWDATNVIDADVAVIMPIGLDHTDYLGESIEEIAAEKAGIIKARWDASDLLTPPDNVVVVGNQEPAAMDVVLQQAVSSDASVARHGQEFGVVSSTVAVGGQDITIRGLAGDYEDIFLPLSGAHMAHNAACALAAVEAFFGAGPGRELDLNTVREGFGTVSSPGRLERVRSTPSVFVDATHNPHGATALAQALDRDFNFRRLVGVLGVLGDKDSRGVMQALEPVLDEVVITQNTSPRAMDVYDLADTAREIFGEERVHVAEQLPTAVELAIELAEDTGEVGEMVSGSGVVITGSVVTAGEARALFGKEPA
- a CDS encoding DUF4233 domain-containing protein, giving the protein MSKNVEYGPLGPGHAPEKDPMKGLRGVMAGILSMESISLLLVLTVILRVDDGAYWTTFNWMYVTVVGVAHMVLAFMMKARWALPAIWVLQVLALAGFVVHVSMGVMALIFIAVWAYVFYLRKNILERMRRGYLASQHF
- the ndk gene encoding nucleoside-diphosphate kinase, yielding MTERTLILIKPDGVNRGLVGEILARIERKGLKFAALDLRVADKETAEKHYAEHSDKPFFGELVDFITSAPLIAGVVEGPRAIEAWRQLAGGTDPVSKAAPGSIRGDFALEVAENVVHGSDSAESAEREISIWFPNL
- a CDS encoding NAD(P)(+) transhydrogenase (Re/Si-specific) subunit beta; the encoded protein is MDSAQLVDRITQLAYLAAALLFILALAGLSRQTTAARGNRCGACGMAIAVLATIAQAMMASAEEPSHYRSPLTILMLVAVAMALGGIIGWLRAAKVEMTGMPELIAALHSFVGLAAVLIGVNSYMHAHAVPHEMLGFHLGEVSVGIFIGAVTFTGSIVAYLKLSARMKGAPLELPGRNAINLGLLVLALAAVVVFVRIGESHSVWAWLALLAVTVLALLLGLHLVAAIGGGDMPVVVSMLNSYSGWAAAAAGFMLSNDLLIIVGALVGSSGAYLSYIMCKAMNRSFLSVILGGFGTDSATPGAAGDVGTHTETTPEEVARRLAAARRVMITPGYGMAVAQAQHPVAALCAALRERGVDVRFGIHPVAGRLPGHMNVLLAEATVPYDIVLDMDEVNEDFADTDVVLVIGANDTVNPIAYEPGSPIAGMPVLKVWEAAHVVVFKRSMGAGYAGVANPLFYKDNADMLLGDARASVEAIRAALD
- a CDS encoding Re/Si-specific NAD(P)(+) transhydrogenase subunit alpha, which gives rise to MLIGIPQETDPAQPLVSATPDTVAKLIKRGFDVQVQRGAGEASAYPDELYEQAGARLVGQEVWRADIVTCLDTPDREALNTLRTGATLIARMDPARNEDILTHLSERGITALAMDAIPRISRAQSMDVLSSMSNIAGYRAVIEAATAFGRLFTGQVTAAGKMPPATVYIIGAGVAGLAAIGTAHSMGAVVRATDLRPETAEQVESMGAEFVPIPAETEESTDGYATEMTTDQAAAAAELYAREAAGADIVITTANIPGTRAPLLLTRQNVERMAPGSVIVDMAAASGGNCELTRPGEVVTTAGGVTILGFKDLAGRLPTQASQLYGQNIVNLIDLLCPDRDGRFVMDLEDEIIRAITVTHDHHIYWPPPPVKVSQAQTPPEPPAAPEVVDEPKVASSRIWYLLGAAAAVALVLSSPLAVASHYIVLLLAIVVGFYVITAVTHSLHTPLMSETNAISGIVILGAIAQVGSTNLLVSALSFVAITIASINIFGGFSVTSRMLTMFRQEG